The DNA region AAAGCCACCAAATGCTTGGGCTGTAATTGGGAAATAATCAGTATTGAAAATATTTTCAATACCGAGCTGGAATGTTCCAAAATCTGTTTCATATTGACTAATAAGATCGGCAGTTACATAGCCATCTACAGATTGGAAAATAACCCCATTTGCTTCTGCATCGCGATCGCCAACGATATTCACTTGAAAACGATTTTGCCACTTATCAGTAGGACTAAACTCTACAAAGCCAGTTAACTTAAGTGGTGGAATGACAAAGCTTGAACTATCTGTATCAAAATCACCATCAAAATCAGTATCACGCTCACCTTGAGTGAGGGTCAGTGTGCCACCAAGCGCGACCTGATTACTCACTTGAGCACGTAAATCGGCCTCGAGACCATAGACTCGCAGCGGATCACGAACAATATCTAAAAGACTTGTTGTACCAAAAGTTGATCCTAAATTAGAAAAAGAATAGAAACCAGTCAAAGAAGCCTGAAATTTGTCCCAATTGCCACGGATACCAAGTTCATAACTATCAACTTTTTGAGCTTCTGGACGCAGATCTTCCACATTAAAACCTGGCGCAGCAGTACGAAGAACTCGAGCAACATCAGCAACCGAGAAACCTTGGGAAAAATTACCAAAGAGACTCACTTCATCATTGAAAGCATACACTGCACCAACATTGAATAATGTCGCGTCATAGTCTAAGGCACCGCCACCAACATCAGCTCCAAGGATAGTTGTGAAATCATCAAGTTCAATGCCGATAAATTCTTGACGAATACCACCACTAATATTGAAGGAATCACTCACATCCCAATTTAGCTGAGCAAATAAACCAAGCTCACTCTGCTGTAATGGCGGCGATAAAATACTTATGCCAACAGGATTAAAGACTAATCCATTGCTAAAGAAAACCGCTGCTGGATCAAAAATATCAACTGGTTGTGATGTGTCTTCATAATCATAATCAACACCCCAAAGCACCTCTAAACTCTCATCTTTGGAGAGAGGGGTTTCAATATCTAGGCGACCTCCAATCTTTTCAGATTCAACCTCTGATTGAATTGGCAAGAAATTAAAAGGAGGACTATTTACAGGTTGAGCAAATGGATAGAAGCGAGTGGAATAGTCACGGTAATAGAGTTGACCATCAAGTCGGCTACCCAAAATATCTTTGTTTGTATAAGCGAAGTTAAGAACAATATTTTCTGTATCTGGTTGATCCGGTAACTCCAAACCAGGAATAGCAGTCGCTCGTTCTAATGTGGGGAAGAAATTCTGGAAAGTTAGACCAAGATCAGAATCTTGACTGTCATTGTAATAGTTGAAATTAAACTGAATATTCTGGGTTTCACTAATGTCATACCCGATTTTAGCGGCAAGATTGAGTGTCTCAACATCACCTAGGCCACCTTGAAGGGTTGGTGTCGGAGGAATCAGATCTCCATTAGAGTCGTAGAGATTATTACTGGTCGTTAAAGATCCACTCGCAGCATAACTCAATTTATCTTCTGAACCAGAGATTGACTGGGATAATGTATACCCAAAACTATTATCAAGTTCGGTCAGAGAGAACTTCGTGCCAATCTCCGTACGCGAGACAAATGGCTGACCTGCCCCACTTTTGGTAATGATATTGATA from [Leptolyngbya] sp. PCC 7376 includes:
- a CDS encoding TonB-dependent receptor, which gives rise to MASSVVVALAPAVNAQKPITDIQLLETEAGLKIQLISPVAIADVTETVEGNQLIIEILNAQLDGILEQSLLSEPNRGIASVSFSQQPNNILRLIIEGSRFAPFVDVITDGTGLVVQILPDDLEDEDLELIVTATRTEEEPDKVPRSVTVISSEEIESQTALNSNLSTILGKLVPGLSTGTETSSNFGQTLRGRNISVLIDGVPQSTNRNAQRDLRTIDPSAIERVEIIRGPSALYGDGATGGIINIITKSGAGQPFVSRTEIGTKFSLTELDNSFGYTLSQSISGSEDKLSYAASGSLTTSNNLYDSNGDLIPPTPTLQGGLGDVETLNLAAKIGYDISETQNIQFNFNYYNDSQDSDLGLTFQNFFPTLERATAIPGLELPDQPDTENIVLNFAYTNKDILGSRLDGQLYYRDYSTRFYPFAQPVNSPPFNFLPIQSEVESEKIGGRLDIETPLSKDESLEVLWGVDYDYEDTSQPVDIFDPAAVFFSNGLVFNPVGISILSPPLQQSELGLFAQLNWDVSDSFNISGGIRQEFIGIELDDFTTILGADVGGGALDYDATLFNVGAVYAFNDEVSLFGNFSQGFSVADVARVLRTAAPGFNVEDLRPEAQKVDSYELGIRGNWDKFQASLTGFYSFSNLGSTFGTTSLLDIVRDPLRVYGLEADLRAQVSNQVALGGTLTLTQGERDTDFDGDFDTDSSSFVIPPLKLTGFVEFSPTDKWQNRFQVNIVGDRDAEANGVIFQSVDGYVTADLISQYETDFGTFQLGIENIFNTDYFPITAQAFGGFNQYAGQGTTVSLKYGFDW